One segment of Nocardioides sp. QY071 DNA contains the following:
- a CDS encoding LCP family protein, with protein sequence MGGRRRVARPGRTVFRVILASLTALGLLTGLGVVLAYQNWNGNLEHPTVVGKNRPKKKTKALNILVMGTDTRSCEGCGIDSEAGGGLSDTTILFHLSADRTFAYGISIPRDTAVMRPACYRSDGSEIPAATSYEKWNEAYQVGGPGCTRQQLEQLTGVPVDRFVVVDFGQFKDMVNALDGVEICVPQDIDDTTGNIHLKAGTREVDGTEALAYARVRYGISGGIDPYRTRRQQALIGAMIDKALTAGMVARPDKLASFISAATTKLQTDFKSVAAMAKVAASAKGIDPNDIKFITTPWTLDTDKVSGGVEWLPSVERLWQLVIDDQPLTPEFVAGSINAGQSPGGGSGAASGKASESASESASGSASESASGSASASPSGGETPDPSGGLSADERAAAGLCS encoded by the coding sequence ATGGGTGGCCGGCGACGGGTGGCGCGGCCCGGGCGGACTGTCTTCCGGGTGATCCTGGCGAGCCTGACGGCGCTCGGCCTGCTGACCGGCCTGGGCGTGGTGCTGGCCTACCAGAACTGGAACGGCAACCTCGAGCACCCGACGGTGGTCGGCAAGAACCGCCCGAAGAAGAAGACCAAGGCCCTCAACATCCTCGTCATGGGCACGGACACCCGCAGCTGCGAGGGGTGCGGGATCGACAGCGAGGCCGGCGGCGGCCTGTCCGACACGACGATCCTGTTCCACCTCTCGGCCGACCGGACGTTCGCCTACGGCATCTCCATCCCCCGCGACACCGCGGTGATGCGGCCGGCGTGCTACCGCTCCGACGGCAGCGAGATCCCCGCCGCCACGAGCTACGAGAAGTGGAACGAGGCCTACCAGGTCGGCGGGCCCGGCTGCACCCGCCAGCAGCTCGAGCAGCTCACCGGCGTACCCGTCGACCGGTTCGTCGTCGTCGACTTCGGCCAGTTCAAGGACATGGTCAACGCCCTCGACGGCGTGGAGATCTGCGTTCCGCAGGACATCGACGACACCACCGGCAACATCCACCTCAAGGCCGGTACCCGCGAGGTCGACGGCACCGAGGCGCTGGCCTACGCGCGGGTCCGCTACGGCATCAGCGGCGGCATCGACCCGTACCGGACCCGCCGCCAGCAGGCGCTGATCGGCGCGATGATCGACAAGGCGCTCACGGCCGGCATGGTCGCCCGGCCGGACAAGCTGGCGAGCTTCATCAGCGCCGCGACCACCAAGCTGCAGACCGACTTCAAGTCCGTCGCCGCCATGGCCAAGGTCGCGGCCAGCGCCAAGGGCATCGACCCCAACGACATCAAGTTCATCACCACGCCGTGGACCCTCGACACCGACAAGGTCAGCGGTGGCGTCGAGTGGCTGCCCTCGGTCGAGCGGCTCTGGCAGCTGGTGATCGACGACCAGCCGCTCACCCCGGAGTTCGTCGCCGGGTCGATCAACGCGGGCCAGTCGCCGGGCGGTGGCTCGGGTGCGGCGTCGGGCAAGGCGTCGGAGTCGGCCTCCGAGTCGGCGTCCGGGTCGGCCTCCGAGTCGGCGTCCGGGTCGGCGTCGGCGTCGCCGAGCGGCGGCGAGACCCCCGACCCGTCGGGCGGCCTGTCGGCCGATGAGCGCGCGGCCGCGGGGCTGTGCAGCTGA
- the rocD gene encoding ornithine--oxo-acid transaminase, giving the protein MTTTRQHIDLVETYAAHNYHPLPVVLASGAGAWVTDVEGRRYLDCLAGYSALNFGHGHPRLVARATEQLQRLTLTSRAFHNDQLGPFVEALAGLTGKQMVLPMNSGAEAVETAIKVSRKWGYQVKGVTPGAATIITMHGNFHGRTTTIIGFSDDPDATTDHGPFTPGFVGVPYGDLAAVAAAIDASAGTTVAVLLEPIQGEGGVVIPPDGFLRGLRELCTERNVLMVADEIQSGLGRTGRTFACDHEDVVPDIYVLGKALGGGILPVSAIAADREVLGVVRPGTHGSTFGGNPLAAAVGHEVVGLLATGEYQERARVLGKRLVAGLDALVGSGLVAVRARGLWAGVDVDPGLLTGRQVCEALMGRGVLAKDTHGSTVRFAPPLVCAEDDIDLLVSALRAVLEEALLSAG; this is encoded by the coding sequence ATGACGACGACCCGCCAGCACATCGACCTCGTCGAGACCTACGCCGCGCACAACTACCACCCGCTGCCGGTGGTGCTCGCTTCCGGTGCGGGCGCGTGGGTGACCGACGTCGAGGGCCGGCGCTATCTCGACTGCCTGGCGGGCTACTCCGCCCTCAACTTCGGGCACGGCCACCCGCGGCTGGTCGCCCGAGCCACCGAGCAGCTGCAGCGGCTGACCCTGACCAGTCGCGCCTTCCACAACGACCAGCTCGGCCCCTTCGTGGAGGCGCTGGCCGGGCTGACGGGCAAGCAGATGGTGCTACCGATGAACTCCGGCGCCGAGGCGGTGGAGACGGCGATCAAGGTCAGTCGCAAGTGGGGCTACCAGGTCAAGGGCGTGACGCCGGGCGCGGCAACCATCATCACGATGCACGGCAACTTCCACGGCCGCACCACCACGATCATCGGCTTCTCCGACGACCCCGACGCCACCACCGACCACGGGCCGTTCACGCCCGGCTTCGTCGGGGTGCCGTACGGCGACCTGGCCGCCGTCGCGGCCGCGATCGACGCCTCCGCAGGGACTACGGTGGCGGTGCTGCTGGAGCCGATCCAGGGCGAGGGCGGCGTGGTCATCCCGCCCGACGGGTTCCTGCGCGGTCTGCGCGAGTTGTGCACCGAGCGCAATGTGCTCATGGTCGCCGACGAGATCCAGTCCGGGCTCGGCCGCACCGGTCGGACCTTCGCGTGCGACCACGAGGACGTCGTACCGGACATCTATGTGCTCGGGAAGGCACTCGGGGGCGGGATCCTGCCCGTCTCGGCGATCGCCGCGGACCGAGAGGTGCTGGGCGTCGTGCGCCCCGGCACGCACGGCTCCACCTTCGGCGGCAACCCGCTCGCGGCCGCGGTCGGACACGAGGTCGTCGGCCTGCTGGCCACGGGCGAGTACCAGGAGCGGGCCCGGGTGCTCGGGAAGCGGCTCGTCGCCGGTCTGGACGCGCTCGTCGGGTCCGGGCTGGTCGCGGTCCGGGCGCGAGGGCTCTGGGCCGGGGTCGACGTCGACCCGGGCCTGCTGACCGGGCGTCAGGTGTGCGAGGCGTTGATGGGGCGCGGGGTGCTCGCCAAGGACACGCACGGCTCGACGGTCCGCTTCGCGCCGCCGCTGGTCTGCGCGGAGGACGACATCGACCTGCTCGTGAGCGCCCTCCGGGCGGTGCTGGAGGAGGCACTACTGTCGGCCGGGTGA
- a CDS encoding ABC transporter ATP-binding protein, producing MASRVGAVMVEVAGLHVRFGTVDAVAGVDLQVEAGQALALLGRNGAGKSTTMRVLAGVVPPTSGRAVVAGSEVAHAPLQAKRAVGYCPDVGGLVPRATPWEHLQLSARLRRLDDWEQRARPLLEQFDLGDVAHRVTAGFSHGMGRRLSVVLAALHEPEVLLLDEPFDGVDPLGVEATFAVVEDARARGAAVLVSTHLRDLAVEVCGEVAVLRGGVRVATVSAEDMAGDEGARAYRALLA from the coding sequence ATGGCCTCCCGTGTGGGAGCCGTGATGGTCGAGGTCGCCGGGCTGCACGTCCGGTTCGGCACCGTCGACGCGGTGGCCGGCGTCGACCTGCAGGTCGAGGCGGGACAGGCACTGGCCCTGCTGGGGCGCAACGGCGCGGGCAAGTCGACGACCATGCGGGTGCTGGCGGGCGTCGTACCGCCGACCTCGGGGCGGGCCGTGGTCGCCGGTTCCGAGGTGGCGCACGCACCGCTGCAGGCGAAGCGGGCGGTCGGGTACTGCCCGGACGTCGGAGGCCTGGTGCCGCGCGCGACGCCGTGGGAGCACCTGCAGCTGAGCGCGCGGCTGCGCCGACTCGACGACTGGGAGCAGCGGGCGCGCCCGCTGCTGGAGCAGTTCGACCTCGGTGACGTCGCGCACCGGGTGACCGCCGGGTTCAGCCACGGCATGGGCCGCCGGCTCAGCGTCGTGCTCGCCGCCCTGCACGAGCCCGAGGTGTTGCTGCTCGACGAGCCGTTCGACGGCGTCGACCCGCTCGGGGTCGAGGCCACCTTCGCCGTCGTCGAGGACGCCCGGGCCCGCGGCGCCGCCGTCCTCGTGTCCACGCACCTGCGCGACCTCGCGGTCGAGGTCTGCGGCGAGGTCGCGGTGCTGCGCGGCGGCGTGCGGGTCGCCACCGTCAGCGCCGAGGACATGGCCGGGGACGAGGGAGCCCGTGCCTACCGCGCGCTCCTGGCCTGA
- a CDS encoding 3-hydroxyacyl-CoA dehydrogenase NAD-binding domain-containing protein: MSTDTQTSVRYERDADGIVTLTLDDPNQSANTMNELYRESMAAAVERLYAEQDDITGVVITSAKKTFFAGGDLKLMVQTTKDNAGDVFAQCESIKASLRRLELFPKPVVAAINGAALGGGYEITLATQHRILVNDPKIKVGLPEATLGLLPGGGGVTRAVRKWGLQTALMDVLLQGTQFNPETALKKGVVDELVATQEELVPAAKAWLKANPEAALSPWDAPGYKMPGGTPKSPALAGFLPAFPALLRKQLKGADYPAPRAILSAAVEGAQVDFDTASRIESRYLANLVVNQGSKNMIQAFFFDLQAINSGSQRPAGHERFVPKKVAVLGAGMMGAGIAYVYARNGAEVVLKDVSVENAEKGKAYTAQLNEKAVSRGKLTQEKADAILNRITATDKPEDLAGCDTVIEAVFEDPELKAKVFAEVMPHVNADAVLCSNTSTLPITALAEGVERPADFIGLHFFSPVDKMPLVEIITGEKTDEAALAKAFDLTQFIKKTPIVVNDSRGFYTSRVIGYMVNEGMAMLAEGVAPYSIERATTSAGYPAPVLQLSDELNLELMAKIAKATAEANPDLPVHPGQAVVGKMLEAGRAGRLRGAGFYDYEDGKRGSIWAGLADLFPLAEQQPPIEDIRDRMLFAEALETAKTFEEGVITSAAAANIGSIMGIGFPPNTGGAAQFMTGYENKATGEVGLGAFLARADELAAKYGDRFQATPWLRELAASGKGFPA; the protein is encoded by the coding sequence TTGAGCACCGACACCCAGACCTCTGTGCGCTACGAGCGCGACGCCGACGGCATCGTCACCCTCACCCTCGACGACCCCAACCAGAGCGCGAACACGATGAACGAGCTCTACCGGGAGTCGATGGCGGCCGCCGTCGAGCGCCTGTACGCCGAGCAGGACGACATCACCGGCGTCGTCATCACCTCGGCGAAGAAGACCTTCTTCGCCGGCGGCGACCTCAAGCTGATGGTCCAGACCACCAAGGACAACGCGGGTGACGTCTTCGCCCAGTGCGAGAGCATCAAGGCGTCGCTGCGTCGCCTCGAGCTCTTCCCGAAGCCGGTCGTGGCCGCCATCAACGGCGCCGCCCTCGGCGGTGGCTATGAGATCACCCTCGCCACCCAGCACCGGATCCTGGTCAACGACCCCAAGATCAAGGTCGGCCTCCCCGAGGCGACCCTCGGCCTGCTCCCCGGCGGCGGCGGCGTGACCCGCGCCGTGCGCAAGTGGGGCCTGCAGACCGCGCTGATGGACGTGCTGCTCCAGGGCACCCAGTTCAACCCCGAGACCGCGCTCAAGAAGGGCGTCGTCGACGAGCTCGTCGCCACCCAGGAGGAGCTGGTCCCGGCCGCGAAGGCGTGGCTGAAGGCCAACCCCGAGGCCGCCCTGTCGCCGTGGGACGCCCCCGGCTACAAGATGCCCGGCGGTACGCCGAAGTCGCCCGCGCTGGCCGGCTTCCTCCCCGCCTTCCCGGCCCTGCTGCGCAAGCAGCTCAAGGGTGCCGACTACCCGGCGCCGCGCGCGATCCTCTCGGCCGCGGTCGAGGGCGCGCAGGTCGACTTCGACACCGCCTCGCGGATCGAGTCGCGCTACCTGGCCAACCTGGTCGTCAACCAGGGCTCGAAGAACATGATCCAGGCGTTCTTCTTCGACCTGCAGGCGATCAACTCCGGCTCGCAGCGTCCGGCGGGCCACGAGCGGTTCGTGCCCAAGAAGGTCGCCGTGCTCGGCGCCGGCATGATGGGCGCCGGCATCGCCTACGTCTACGCCCGCAACGGCGCCGAGGTCGTCCTCAAGGACGTCTCGGTCGAGAACGCGGAGAAGGGCAAGGCCTACACCGCCCAGCTGAACGAGAAGGCGGTCTCCCGCGGCAAGCTCACCCAGGAGAAGGCGGACGCGATCCTCAACCGGATCACGGCCACCGACAAGCCCGAGGACCTCGCCGGCTGCGACACGGTGATCGAGGCGGTGTTCGAGGACCCGGAGCTCAAGGCCAAGGTCTTCGCCGAGGTCATGCCGCACGTCAACGCCGACGCGGTGCTGTGCTCCAACACCTCGACGCTGCCGATCACGGCGCTCGCCGAAGGTGTCGAGCGTCCGGCCGACTTCATCGGCCTGCACTTCTTCTCGCCGGTCGACAAGATGCCGCTGGTCGAGATCATCACCGGCGAGAAGACCGACGAGGCGGCGCTGGCCAAGGCGTTCGACCTGACCCAGTTCATCAAGAAGACGCCGATCGTGGTCAACGACAGCCGCGGCTTCTACACCTCGCGTGTCATCGGCTACATGGTCAACGAGGGCATGGCGATGCTCGCCGAGGGCGTGGCGCCGTACTCCATCGAGCGGGCTACCACCTCGGCCGGCTACCCGGCCCCGGTGCTGCAGCTGTCCGACGAGCTCAACCTCGAGCTGATGGCCAAGATCGCCAAGGCGACCGCCGAGGCCAACCCCGACCTGCCGGTGCACCCGGGCCAGGCCGTGGTCGGCAAGATGCTCGAGGCCGGCCGGGCCGGTCGCCTGCGCGGCGCGGGCTTCTACGACTACGAGGACGGCAAGCGCGGCTCGATCTGGGCCGGCCTCGCCGACCTGTTCCCGCTCGCCGAGCAGCAGCCGCCGATCGAGGACATCCGCGACCGGATGCTCTTCGCCGAGGCGCTCGAGACCGCGAAGACCTTCGAGGAGGGCGTCATCACCTCGGCGGCCGCCGCGAACATCGGCTCGATCATGGGCATCGGGTTCCCGCCGAACACCGGTGGTGCCGCCCAGTTCATGACCGGCTACGAGAACAAGGCCACGGGCGAGGTGGGCCTGGGCGCCTTCCTCGCGCGCGCCGACGAGCTCGCCGCGAAGTACGGCGACCGGTTCCAGGCCACCCCGTGGCTGCGCGAGCTGGCCGCTTCGGGCAAGGGCTTCCCCGCCTGA